A single Candidatus Limnocylindrales bacterium DNA region contains:
- the infA gene encoding translation initiation factor IF-1, with amino-acid sequence MAKDGIEVNGEVVESLPNAFFRVKLENGHTVLAHISGKMRKYYIRILPGDKVKVELSPYDLTRGRITWREKNN; translated from the coding sequence ATGGCCAAAGACGGAATCGAGGTGAACGGCGAGGTGGTCGAGAGCCTGCCCAACGCGTTCTTCCGAGTGAAGCTCGAGAACGGCCACACCGTGCTCGCCCACATCTCGGGCAAGATGCGCAAGTACTACATCCGCATCCTGCCGGGGGACAAGGTCAAGGTGGAGCTCTCGCCGTACGACCTGACTCGCGGCCGCATCACCTGGCGCGAAAAGAACAACTGA
- a CDS encoding enoyl-CoA hydratase-related protein gives MGTSENLRTEVDGTIGWLTVDRPESRGAMTRAMWEAMPAKLAELAGAAGVRLIVVRGSAGGFIAGADITEFEKYRSNPELARKYDEGSTATLEALATLSVPSLAMIDGACVGGGSLIAFGCDLRVASDRAFLAIPAGRLGLAYPPHGLERLVAVVGEAVALDLLLTGRRIPAPEALSLGMIHRCFPAASLEADTRALAAEVARMAPLALRYARLAVRRRLESRLSAQEVAGLVADCFASRDYQEGVTAFLEKRDPVFRGR, from the coding sequence ATGGGCACCAGCGAGAACCTGCGAACCGAGGTCGACGGCACCATCGGCTGGCTGACCGTGGACCGACCCGAAAGCCGCGGCGCGATGACGCGGGCGATGTGGGAGGCGATGCCGGCGAAGCTCGCCGAGCTGGCAGGGGCAGCCGGCGTGCGACTGATCGTCGTGCGCGGCTCCGCGGGAGGGTTCATCGCCGGCGCCGACATCACCGAGTTCGAGAAGTACCGTTCCAATCCCGAGCTGGCGCGCAAGTACGATGAGGGCAGCACTGCCACTCTGGAAGCTCTGGCCACGCTTTCGGTGCCGAGCCTGGCCATGATCGATGGCGCCTGCGTCGGCGGCGGATCGCTCATCGCGTTCGGCTGCGATCTTCGCGTGGCTTCGGATCGCGCGTTTCTGGCGATCCCGGCCGGCCGCCTCGGCCTGGCATACCCGCCCCACGGGCTGGAGCGCCTGGTGGCGGTGGTCGGGGAGGCCGTTGCGCTCGACCTGCTGCTGACGGGCCGGCGCATTCCCGCGCCCGAGGCGCTCTCGCTCGGGATGATCCATCGCTGCTTCCCCGCAGCTTCGCTGGAGGCCGACACTCGAGCGTTGGCCGCCGAGGTCGCGCGCATGGCGCCCCTTGCGCTGCGATATGCGCGCCTGGCCGTGCGGCGGCGTCTGGAGAGCCGGCTGTCGGCGCAGGAGGTAGCCGGCCTGGTCGCCGACTGCTTTGCCAGCCGCGACTATCAGGAAGGCGTGACCGCCTTTCTGGAAAAGCGCGATCCCGTCTTCCGCGGCCGCTGA